From a single Brassica napus cultivar Da-Ae chromosome C9, Da-Ae, whole genome shotgun sequence genomic region:
- the LOC106417645 gene encoding cytokinin dehydrogenase 3, with protein sequence MVSYNFPSQIHLLMITILVIITTLFTPITTNTSSLPWNILSNDNFARKLTTASSSVESAATDFGHITKIFPSAVLNPSSVQDITDLIKLSFDSQSSFPLAARGHGHSHRGQAAANDGVVVNMRSMVNRDRGIKVSRTGLYADVDSAWLWIEVLNKTLELGLTPVSWTDYLHLTVGGTLSNGGISGQTFRYGPQISNVLEMDVITGKGEIATCSKDMNSDLFYAALGGLGQFGIITRARIKLELAPKNAKWLRFLYTDFSEFTRDQERLISETNGLHFLEGSVMLDHGPPDNWRSTYYPPSEHMRIVSMVKQHRVIYCLEVVKYYDETSQHSVNEEMEELSDSLNYERGFVYEKDVTYMDFLNRVRTGELKLKSKGQWDVPHPWLNLFVPKSQISRFEYGVFKGIILRNNITTGPLLVYPMNRNKWNDRMSTVLPEEDVFYAVGFLRSASFDNWDDYEKENMEVLKFCEDANMRVIQYLPYYASQEGWVGHFGTRWNIFLERKYRYDPRMILSPGQNIFP encoded by the exons ATGGTGAGCTATAATTTTCCATCACAAATTCATCTTCTAATGATAACGATATTAGTAATCATCACAACTCTTTTCACTCCGATCACAACCAACACATCATCACTACCATGGAATATCCTTTCCAATGACAACTTCGCCCGAAAACTCACTACTGCATCATCCTCCGTCGAATCAGCTGCCACTGATTTCGGCCACATCACCAAAATCTTTCCCTCCGCCGTCTTAAACCCTTCCTCCGTCCAAGACATCACCGATCTTATAAAACTTTCTTTCGATTCTCAATCTTCTTTTCCTCTAGCCGCTCGTGGCCACGGACACAGCCACCGTGGTCAAGCCGCGGCTAATGACGGAGTCGTGGTCAACATGCGGTCAATGGTAAACAGGGACCGAGGCATCAAGGTGTCTAGGACAGGTTTATATGCTGACGTGGACAGCGCGTGGCTATGGATCGAGGTGTTGAATAAAACGTTGGAGTTAGGGCTGACGCCGGTTTCTTGGACGGATTATTTGCATTTAACGGTCGGTGGAACGTTATCTAACGGCGGTATAAGCGGACAAACTTTTCGGTATGGTCCACAGATCAGTAATGTTTTAGAGATGGATGTTATTACTG GAAAAGGAGAGATTGCAACTTGTTCCAAAGACATGAACTCAGATCTTTTCTATGCCGCGTTAGGAGGTTTAGGTCAATTCGGAATTATAACGAGAGCAAGAATCAAACTCGAATTAGCTCCGAAAAAT GCTAAATGGTTAAGGTTTCTATACACTGATTTCTCTGAGTTTACAAGAGATCAAGAACGATTGATATCAGAAACGAACGGGCTACATTTCCTGGAAGGTTCTGTTATGTTAGACCATGGCCCACCTGATAACTGGCGGTCCACTTACTATCCACCGTCCGAGCACATGAGGATCGTCTCAATGGTCAAACAACATCGTGTCATCTACTGCCTTGAAGTCGTCAAGTATTACGACGAAACTTCCCAACACTCAGTCAACGAG GAAATGGAGGAGTTAAGCGACAGTTTAAACTATGAACGAGGGTTTGTGTACGAGAAAGATGTGACGTATATGGATTTCTTAAACCGGGTTCGAACCGGAGAGCTAAAACTGAAATCCAAAGGCCAGTGGGATGTTCCACATCCATGGCTTAATCTTTTCGTACCAAAATCTCAGATTTCAAGATTCGAGTATGGCGTTTTTAAGGGTATTATCCTTAGAAATAACATCACTACTGGTCCCCTTCTTGTTTATCCCATGAACCGCAACAA GTGGAATGATCGAATGTCGACCGTTTTACCTGAGGAAGACGTATTTTATGCTGTCGGGTTTTTACGATCGGCGAGTTTTGACAATTGGGATGattatgaaaaagaaaacatggaAGTATTAAAGTTTTGCGAGGATGCTAATATGAGGGTCATACAATATCTTCCTTACTATGCATCACAAGAAGGATGGGTTGGACATTTTGGTACGAGGTGGAATATTTTTCTcgaaagaaaatatagatatgatCCTAGAATGATATTGTCCCCTGGACAAAATATATTTCCATAA